One genomic segment of Salarias fasciatus chromosome 8, fSalaFa1.1, whole genome shotgun sequence includes these proteins:
- the LOC115392878 gene encoding PI-PLC X domain-containing protein 1-like, translated as MCLTKEEEASIQNSDWMSRLPPELHTVPLYNLAIPGSHDSMSYDLDVNSSIIEPDRLKRFSGIYCLRKIVRRWAATQDAAIAAQLDAGVRYFDLRIARKPNDPNPTRLYFYHGLYTRTDVETGLKEIHDWAKEHPKEILILSLSHFEGFDPEIRAQLHTHLINFIKTLFRNIIVNRSGAPTLKSCWDQGRNVIVSYDYPANQHPEIWGKIIYFYGNTMHPAKVESKLCHVLEKERPSKRFFVCGLNLTLPSDAKVLVYILRLFDSLGGVVLRSLPKLLAWLKKQSEKTAVNIVASDMVTHQDFVSTVIDINLKHVTG; from the exons ATGTGTCtgacaaaagaggaagaagcatcAATACAGAACAGTGACTGGATGTCTCGGCTTCCACCTGAACTTCACACCGTTCCTCTGTATAATCTGGCCATACCAG gaAGCCACGACTCCATGAGTTACGACTTGGACGTTAACTCTTCTATAATAGAGCCTGATAGACTGAAAAGATTCAGCGGAATTTACTGCCTGCGTAAAATAGTGCGCAGATGGGCAGCCACACAG GACGCGGCCATCGCAGCGCAGCTCGATGCAGGCGTCCGCTACTTCGACCTGAGGATCGCTCGAAAGCCAAACGACCCCAATCCCACGCGGCTGTACTTTTACCACGGCCTGTACACTCGCACCGACGTGGAG ACTGGTCTCAAGGAGATACATGACTGGGCAAAGGAACACCCCAAAGAGATCCTCATCCTGTCTTTATCCCACTTTGAGGGCTTCGACCCGGAGATCAGAGCgcaactccacacacacctcatcaACTTCATCAAGACCTTGTTTCGGAACATCATCGTCAACAGATCG GGTGCTCCGACCCTGAAGAGCTGCTGGGACCAAGGCAGAAACGTCATAGTTTCATATGACTATCCAGCAAACCAGCATCCAGAGATATGGGGGAAGATCATATACTTCTATGGCAACACTATGCACCCCGCGAAGGTTGAATCAAAACTGTGTCATGTTTTGGAGAAGGAAAGACCTTCAAAAC GTTTTTTCGTTTGCGGCCTGAACCTGACGTTGCCGAGTGACGCCAAGGTGCTGGTGTACATCCTCCGCCTTTTCGACAGCCTCGGCGGAGTGGTACTGAGGAGCCTGCCAAAGCTGCTGGCGTGGCTGAAAAAGCAAtcagagaagacagctgtgaACATCGTGGCCTCGGACATGGTGACGCACCAGGACTTTGTCTCAACAGTTATTGATATCAACTTAAAACATGTGACAGGGtga